The Miscanthus floridulus cultivar M001 chromosome 17, ASM1932011v1, whole genome shotgun sequence genome has a window encoding:
- the LOC136516265 gene encoding uncharacterized protein has product MAEGFGRWESDPLFPAAECVQDSADRMEGVYRLLLHERKVMQDGTSDAKFHAPIQYERDVITSLGTTKWQLEQFEREVNAAAFSDKSKSRENAILKFRQFIRAIADQISQVEESLESLRLGSSRTPKHSYSSEYDGDGLASFLSGSSKDDHAYHSTGTDEIVELKLDNVPLVNGYHSTQEYTTYEHRNSDKDVEGAGSACEGDHNNRNMYVLDADDSMSWRLFCKNKLIRQYRSFIRNLWFAKQGRESFTKRRKDGEDMDSLRNGNMLPSFNLPQSGRVMYFWPEVIKRRLCRSEYFTDHNRPQIRLVTAVLIALAVLCLLVSHVK; this is encoded by the exons AATGGAGGGTGTCTACCGCCTGCTTTTGCATGAAAGGAAAGTTATGCAGGATGGTACTTCCGATGCAAAGTTTCATGCTCCAATACAATACGAGAGAGATGTGATTACTTCTCTTGGAACTACCAAATGGCAG CTGGAGCAATTTGAGAGGGAGGTGAATGCAGCTGCATTCTCTGACAAGTCAAAGTCAAGAGAAAATGCAATCTTAAAATTTAGGCAATTCATTAGAGCTATAGCGGACCAGATTTCTCAGGTGGAAGAAAGCTTGGAGAGTCTTAGGCTAGGTTCTAGTAGAACTCCAAAACATTCATACTCAAGCGAATATGATGGAGATGGGCTGGCATCCTTTCTTTCTGGTTCCAGCAAGGATGACCATGCATATCATTCCACCGGTACAGATGAAATTGTGGAGCTTAAGCTCGACAATGTTCCTTTAGTAAATGGCTATCATTCCACCCAAGAATATACAACATACGAACACAGGAATTCAGATAAAGATGTGGAAGGAGCGGGGAGTGCATGTGAAGGAGATCATAACAATAGGAATATGTATGTTTTGGATGCTGATGACTCTATGAGTTGGAGGCTTTTTTGCAAAAACAAACTAATCAGACAATACCGTAGTTTTATAAGAAACCTATGGTTTGCAAAACAAGGTCGTGAAAGCTTTACGAAGAGGAGGAAGGATGGAGAAGATATGGATAGCTTGAGAAATGGAAACATGCTACCTTCTTTCAATTTACCTCAATCTGGAAGG GTTATGTATTTCTGGCCCGAGGTCATTAAGAGGAGATTATGTAGATCTGAGTATTTTACAGATCATAATCGTCCTCAAATCCGTTTAGTGACAGCAGTACTGATTGCACTTGCTGTTCTCT GCTTGCTGGTTTCCCATGTGAAATGA